The Mustelus asterias chromosome 1, sMusAst1.hap1.1, whole genome shotgun sequence genomic interval AATGGTTTATTTCAAACAGTTccttcttttgccattcactgcaaacaaaaataaaacaaacttcattctatgtttctaaccattTAATATTGAACAAAAAGTGCATAGTAAAAGCCATCTTTCCCCATAACAATTTTTTGAAGTTTTTAAAAGCCTTGAATAGCACTAATTACAGTACATTAGCAGAAATCAAGGGTCAAGCAATCATTTCACGTAAATCTTTAACATGACTATGACCTTTTAGCATGTTTAGAAATCTAATTTACATCATTTCAGCAATAAAAGAATAGTTCCTTCTGTAAGATCTGATAGCAATAAGATGCAATATTAGTTGTATTACTACAGCGTCCAACTTTCAATTTAGGGCAAGTTTTCCCTTTTCCCATGCTTGGCCTCCACATCTTGTGTGGTTTAGAAAGTGGACAGTCAGTTCTCCCGCTCCTGTTCCGAAACTAGGTATTATGAAAAGAGCAAGAGTGGCTTGTCTTCCAATTTTTACTTTCCTTGTGTAATAGCACCTGACTTGCGCTTGGTTTCTGACTCCTACATCTACGCAGGAGAAATCAGAAGATATTCTGCAACCTGAATGCACTTTTATTTGCTTTATAAAAATCAGTACGCGTACTCTGCTATTTGGGTGCAATGACATAACTACCTTTCACATGTTATCACCTAGTAGTTCCAGTCCAACAAAGATTTCCAGGTAGCACATGGAGGTAGATGAAAGGGAGTCAGTCACAGACCTGAACCATGGAATGCATTAGAGATCAGTGGGATTAGTTGAATTTACAGCATCTTCCATTAAATTAAGAGTTACAATAAAAACTAAAACCAAAATGAGATATTAGAAACAAAACTTCCTAGAAGCACAATGGCGATATCATTCTCTATATTAAACAAAATTGAAGTTTTGCTCCTTTGAggaaaatgagaaatatttgtccTATAAATTTATAGAAAATAATGTTAAAATAATAGATTTGTTTGATAACTGTATGCCATTTTAACAAATGGATAAAAACCTTTACAAAATCAAAAAGAATGAATTATTTCCCCAGCACAAACTTAGATAGCACAATTGTGATTTATAAGTGCCTTTGGAACAAGAGAATGATGAGGCTTCAGATGGAGTTTGTTAGTTGGAGAGCAGATCCTTAAAGAAgtagtattttttttttaaatcaactcCAAATATTTATCAGAACATGAAGCAGTGTTAATTTGGTGCGTTCAGTGGCATTGGTTGAATTCAGgggacaaaacaaaacaaaagtataaatggttagcacagcgtttttttttaaacattggcAAGATTTTGTCATCCTCATAATTTGGCTTCCACTTCCATATTGGTAAATTAGGAAATACATTTGATTCGTACATTATAATAAATGGAAACCAAGCATGACATTGAGAAATTAAAGTAGGAAATCACATCTGCATTTAAATTCTTCCACTGAAACCATTATTGTGGATTACAATTTCATTTTAGAAAGATTCAAAAGTATAAATTAATTGCAATTTATTTCGTAATTTTCTTCAACTGGAAAACCTGATCCTCAGAGATGTATGTTTCTTTCTGGTCAAAAGTTAGTGAATCCTCACTCACCCTATATAAAAAGACGTCACTGCACCATGGATACAATGCTCTTCCTTAGGCAAGACATGAATTTTGCCTTTGATCCAGAATCTACTGGATTACCAAATTACACGTTTAACATAATAAATGGACTTGAACTGCTGTTATGTAAACAGGAGGCCCACTATTGGaggattttaaaatgttgaaggTACCCAGTTATTACATGGAATTAATGATTGGTTGTAAACCTAGTATTGGCTGTGGATTATATCATTTATCGACTGTGAACCCAAATTTTCTTCAGAAAGGTTTACACTACACTTTTCGCCAATGTATTTGCACATATATAATCTcaccttttgtatcttattcataCAGTACATAAAATAGTTGAGTTTTTCTGAATATGTTGGGCCTTCAAACTGAGGAAACAATAAATGATATTGCATTTTTTCCTCAAATATGGCAATGTCATATTAAATCAGCATCATTCTATACACCAATTGAACAATGGTAACTTCAACACCAGACATTTTAGTTTTTCCCCAATTTTATCCTATCTCATTCAGACTCTGTTCCATCCCTGGGACATGTTCCTCTGGTGCGAATCACCCTCGAGTACATTGCCCAAATATTCATTAGCTCTGTGAGAGTATTTTTGCTAGCTGTTCAACCACCTGGAGCATCACAACTGAGCTCATTAACCCTTACCCAATGCCGGAACTCGAAGTTCATTTAGCAACTGCAAAGTAGACACTTGCTTTTCTTCACCCATAAAGGTGACATccaattgtgtccatcccctgccGAAATCAATTATTGCGGATCATACTATGGACTGAATCTCGCACTTTGCTGCTCAGTATGGCTCAGACACAGAGGCCATTTCAGAGCCATCAATATCACTGCCTACCAGAGGTGGCAGCCATATTGGTCATATTTTAAACTAGTGTATGAAATATTTCAATATTAAAAAATTACAGGAATCATGAACAGAAAATAGGGAGAACCGTGTTAATTAAGGCAATGGAACACATACAGTCCAACTCCAAGCTGAAATTAATTTCAAGGAGAAGTTTATTTTCTTCCCATTTCCTGGTCTAACTAGGCTCCCTGCACTACACAATCTGGTAGGAATTCATGAGCAGATTATTGGTCCCCTGATTCTCCCTAACCACCTtccacccactgcccccccaacCTCCATGGGGAAGCCCCAGTACCTCACAACAATAAGGTTTAGATAAGAGTCAAGTGAGAAACAGCAAATAGGAGTTAAGGATGTTACTGCTCCATACCATACTATCTTAGTCTCAGACAGAAACGCCTTTGAAAGAAGCATCTCATATGTTCACAATTAAATAAATGAACAAAGACATTTTAACACCTAACTCAGGCAGTACTTTCTTCAAtgagagatttaaaaaaataaaatttcacCTAAAAGATACTGGCAACAATCTTTTCATGCAACACAATCATCGTGACTACATAATCACTTGAATCCGGTGTACGATCAGTTTACAGGGCTTAGCCAACATGCTATCATAACATATTAACAATCTTATGGTAGTGGAGTAGAATTGAAATGAGCCACTTTGTCTTCCAGTTGAACATTACAAATTGGCAGCAAATATAGAACAGTATTGGCACAGGAATTGTACACAAGTATATAATGCATCCTAATGATTGAAGGATGCTAATACATAACTAAAAGGTAAATACACTTGCAATATATGTTGGCACCAGGATAAATTATACTGACCTCAGAATACCAGAACATTTAAATGAAGCATACTGATGAAACTAAAAAGGTATTTGGAATGTACTGCactgcacagaaaaaaaaacaataaaactTTTGAAATATAACTTATGAAAGGTTTGCTGAATAGCTCCCACAAAAAAAGCTGTGGATAAAATCAACGAGCATGAAAAATTAAGGAACAATCAAGACACTGTTTTAATTAGCAATGTTCACCCCCTTTTCTACTCTGCGCCACCATCTGCCTCATTATCACCCAAAAATTGGCACAAGCAAAATATAATATAACCATCTTTAGGACAATGTACACTTGATTTGGTTCGTCCTGCTTGTATTATGTGATGGTCCAGTACCAGGTACAGTGACAGCTGTGACACCTATCCCACTGTCCCTGCACAATGCAAGGTAAAAATTAACCTGCAGCGTTTTTATCTGGGTGAAAGCAGCAATTCATTGGGGATGCTGATCCAGATTTCACAGTTGTTTTTGGAAAAGGAAATGTTTTCATTATTTCTTTATATATATGTTTGAATTTTTAAGTGATACAATTAACTGTTCAACCGTTAAGGACTATAGAGAGAATATTGATCTTTAAGAAAATATTAGTAAAATATATAAGTAAAGAGTTTCGAGAATTATTCAGGCCACAGTCACTGGTTTGGTCATTGGTTTTTTTGACTGGTAATTGCAAAATATGCATCGATCTAATCCACTGGAGGAGCAGGGGGATCTTGCCTTGGATTCTGGAAAATAAATTGAATGGCGTTATTTTCAAATTTTATTACAtttcaatacttttcacagtatatacTGTCAAGAGTTCAAATGGTTTCACAAGTACATAAGGAGATAATAAGAGTTAAATAAACTAAATCACTATGACCTACTGGGAACACACTTTATATCTGGCCACTAAAACACTGCAGAATAATTAAATAGAAAGCATATGACAAGTACTCCAAGATACCATATGTAGAGTTTAGACTTTTGAAGTAACACATATGACATCTGATTAATTGGAACAAATCTGGTTGCAGCAGTAACGAAGCAAATAAACAAAACTAACTTAACAGGCTGTTACAATATTCCCACAGGAGAGTGGGCAATATGATAGATTAAAATGCACACCTAAAAATGCCATATTCTTACTGTTGTGGCCATCTGAAAGCAGCACTGGCCCTATTTATACATGCAAAGAGGTATCCTGTGTCTGTAAAATAACATATCTGACCAAATTTGGGTAAAAGTGCATTGGAGACAAGAGTTTTTTTTTCCCTAAACTAAAATACAAGATTTTACAAAATATAAATTTGTATTTATAGAGGGCCTTTCAGAATCACAAGATGTTCCAAAACCTGTTACAGCCAATTATGTACTTCTGAAATGTACTTATCATTTTAATGCAAGAaagacagcagccaatttacacacagcaagatcccacaacagcaatgtgataatgtccagataatctgtttttgtgctgttgaTCAACAGATATTGTCCAGAACATTGGAGGTAACTCCCCTACTCTTTTTTTGAATTAGTGTCATGGGATTTTTAACATCCAACTGAGAGCGAAGAGGAGGTCTCAATTTAATATGTACTCaggaagacagcacctctgacagtgcagttgtccttcagtgctgcactgaagtgccagcctagatttttgtCCTCAAatcctggagtaggacttgaaccttCTGCCTCCAAAAGCGCAAATGCTCCTCCCAACCTGCCTGAATGCACAGCCAGGAAGCAGAAATTTGATGAAGATGCAATTTTTAATGTATCCAAGCTTTAAAACTGCCACCCCTCATTTCCTCCCTCCCAAATGGTACCTCACACCTCCACAAATGGTTAACTGTCCCTTGGAGGCCTATTGATGACACAGGAGGATCGATATTACATGATCTTCTTGCCCAACATTTTAGTTGAGGTGTTTGTTGCCATCCCTTGCTTCATGTCGGTCACATTTTTCAAAAGAAATTTCAACATATAGTTGTCATTGTGTGCAGGCCACTTTTTCTTTGTTCGGTCAGAATCATCTTGGATACATCCGAGAAAATTTGATACAGTTGTAGATTTAAGTAATGAGAGTGAAATGGCATGTATATGTAAACCAACTTACATTCTGTGACCCATGTGACTTTCCACCTGTTTGATACCGTCTCAGACTAGCAGGTCTCATCAAGAATAACACAAGGGCAATGATCATCCAAGCCATCATAATCATAGATAGTGTCATTCCACCATCACTGGAAGCATTTGGTCCAGGTACTATAGACAGAACAGATCAAATTATTGTACCACCAGACATAAAATGGGGATAATTTCATCTTAATCCATCCATTGGGTGCAACATTGGTTTTACAGCTCATTCAATATTATTGTAGATTGAAGTCAAAGAAGAGTAATGATATTGGGCAGGGTGCATCTCACCTGTGGGTTTCCCACCTGATAAGTTAAAAATACTGTTTTTAAAGGAGATAAGGAGTCTATAGGAGCATACATTTGATATCAACCCCAGGTCTTTGTTGTTTATTAAAACAATGGAGGCATTTCATAtgcaaaagtttgcttattttaCTCTTTAAGCTCTATCATGCCAAATAGGAATTTGTAGTTAGTTATACACAATACAAGTAAAAAATGAGCAGTAACAATTAGTGTATTCAATGCAGATGTGGTGAATCCAGGAGATCCATTTAGCAAAATATCTCaagcatattttcccaaaggttagTGTGTtttccgaccaatgaaaccaacatTTTACAGAACTTGTTTGGAAACATGGAAGCAAATGCTAAACTATTTAAAAGGGGCAACTTCCCAAGCTCTGACATCTACATATTCAATGAATAATTGGATTTCTTTTTACCAAAAAAAAGGGTAGAACCAGATTAGATATACTAGATTAAATCcatttttgggaaaagatatcccaAGTAGTTTTTCCCTTGAATTTGTGGTTTTCTACCCGTACAAAGTTTCTCTTGCATAATAGGCTAGCCTTTGAACAATAAAGCATCTGAGTAAAGTGTAATTAGGAAGCTTTAACAATATACCCGAAACAACATTGGGATTACAAAACATGGTGAGCGCTCCACAAATTATAGTAACAAGTGACCTCAGTGCCAGCCTGGTGGGTACAAATAGTATAACTCTAGTGCCAACCAGCAACCCTAGCATGGTTGTCTTTACACCACAATTTCTGTTGGCATTATACTAAACATGGGCGTCAATTTCTGGACTTCAACAGTGAAGCAGCTTGATTAGCAACTAATGGCAAAACAAAAACAATTCCTGAATGAGGTTCATAATATGTTGCACAAAGTTTGCAATACAACACTTGGAACTATTATTAATAGTGCAGCAAAAAAATATCATGTTTTTCCTCGCATTGTGCTTCACAGCCGATGAGAGTTCTTTTGAAACTTTGTGGGAACCAATATGtaaacaagatcccacaaacaacacaaAGATGACAAGGTTAAATAATCTacaagagagggagacaaagaaaaataaatgaactacttttgaagtgtagtcactaatgTAGGAAAACACCACAGCCAATATACCCGCATAAGGTCCTACAAACcttattataggccggtgagcttgacgtccgtggtagggaaattgttggagaagattcttagagataggatatatgcgcatttagaactgaataatctcattagcgatacacagcatggttttgtacgagggaggtcatgcctcacaaatttggttgagttttttgaggaggtgacaaaaacgattgacgagggaagggccgtggatgtcgtctatatggattttagtaaagcgtttgacaaggtccctcatggcaggctggtgcaaaaggttaaatctcacgggataaaaggtgagctcgttagatgggtagagaactggcttagccatagaagacagagggtaacagtggaggggtctttttccggttggaggtctgtgactagtggtgttccgcagggctctgtactgggacctctgctgtttgtgatatatatataaatgatttgaaggaagatgtagctg includes:
- the smim14 gene encoding small integral membrane protein 14, producing MAEGGFDPCECICSHEHAMRRLINLLRQSQSYCTDNECLQELPGPNASSDGGMTLSMIMMAWMIIALVLFLMRPASLRRYQTGGKSHGSQNNPRQDPPAPPVD